One window from the genome of Glycine soja cultivar W05 chromosome 12, ASM419377v2, whole genome shotgun sequence encodes:
- the LOC114380436 gene encoding probable beta-1,3-galactosyltransferase 2 → MTWKSRGELPSRSVISQRWALFLCLGSFCAGMLFTTRIWTIPENNKGLARPTASEAEKLSLVSEGCNSRILQEMEMKHDKDTYGEVFKSHNSIQTLDKTISNLEMELAAARATQESLRSGAPISDDIRLSESSGKRKYLMVIGINTAFSSRKRRDSVRSTWMLQGEKRKKLEEKGIIMRFVIGHSATSGGILDRAIEAEDRKHGDFLRLNHVEGYLELSAKTKTYFATAVNLWDADFYVKVDDDVHVNIATLGETLVRHRSKPRIYIGCMKSGPVLSQKGVRYHEPEYWKFGEAGNRYFRHATGQLYAISNDLATYISINQNVLHKYANEDVSLGSWFIGLDVEHIDDRRLCCGTPPDCEWKAQAGNICVASFDWSCSGICRSAERIKEVHRRCGEGENVLWSASF, encoded by the exons atgaCTTGGAAAAGCAGAGGAGAATTGCCTTCTAGAAGCGTTATCTCGCAGAGATGGGCACTGTTTCTCTGCTTAGGAAGTTTCTGTGCTGGAATGCTCTTCACTACAAG GATATGGACTATACCTGAAAACAACAAAGGACTAGCACGACCAACAGCCTCAGAAGCTGAAAAATTGAGTTTAGTTTCAGAAGGCTGCAATTCCAGAATT TTGCAAGAGATGGAAATGAAGCACGATAAAGACACTTATGGTGAAGTTTTCAAGAGTCATAATTCCATACA AACATTGGACAAGACTATTTCAAACTTAGAGATGGAATTGGCTGCTGCAAGGGCAACTCAGGAGTCTCTACGAAGTGGTGCTCCTATTTCAGATGATATAAGGTTGAGTGAATCTTCGGGTAAGAGAAAGTACCTTATGGTCATTGGTATTAACACTGCATTCAGTAGCAGGAAAAGAAGGGACTCGGTTCGATCTACTTGGATGCTACAAG gtgagaaaagaaagaagctaGAGGAGAAGGGCATTATCATGCGCTTTGTAATTGGACACAG TGCTACATCAGGTGGTATTTTAGACAGAGCTATTGAAGCAGAGGACAGAAAGCATGGAGATTTCTTAAGGCTG AATCATGTGGAAGGATACCTTGAATTGTCAGCAAAGACAAAAACCTACTTTGCCACTGCTGTGAACTTATGGGATGCTGATTTCTATGTCAAAGTTGATGATGATGTTCATGTAAATATAG CAACACTGGGAGAAACTCTAGTTAGACATCGATCAAAACCACGGATATACATTGGATGCATGAAATCTGGGCCTGTCCTATCCCAAAA AGGGGTAAGGTACCATGAACCTGAGTACTGGAAATTTGGAGAGGCTGGAAACAGGTACTTCCGTCATGCCACAGGGCAGTTGTATGCCATTTCGAATGATTTGGCTACATACATATCAATTAACCA GAATGTTCTTCACAAGTATGCCAACGAGGATGTGTCACTAGGATCCTGGTTTATTGGACTTGATGTGGAGCATATAGATGATCGAAGACTTTGTTGTGGCACTCCTCCTG ATTGTGAGTGGAAGGCACAAGCTGGAAACATTTGTGTTGCATCATTTGATTGGAGCTGCAGTGGAATTTGCAGGTCTGCTGAGAGGATTAAAGAGGTACATAGGAGGTGTGGAGAGGGTGAGAATGTTTTGTGGAGTGCCTCTTTCTAG